A segment of the Homoserinimonas aerilata genome:
GTGCTGCGACGGCGCGATTCCATGACGCCGTCGAACGTCTTGTGGGAGTGTGGCACGAGCATGCGGCGATCCATCTGGGCGATCGCCAGATGAGCGAGGCCGACCCCTTCGTCGACGACGATGACGAGGATCCGACGACCGAGTGAGTGGCGCCGGAGCGCCGTGACTGGTCACTTCGTGCCCGAAGGTGGCATCCGTGGGGCGGCTATTGACCACTCGGCGGCGTCATCGGCAGTGTCGTAGGGGCAGGCGGCGCGGATGCGTCGCCCGGCGCGGCAGCGGACGGGCCAGCCGGTAGCTGCTTGCGGAGCGGCACGGGGAGGCGTCGCGCGCCATCGCGCAGCGCTGCGCCCCCGCGTGACACATAGGCGACAAGGGGTGTGCGCGGCGGCTTGAGCTGCTCGAGGTTCGCCGGAAAGTACTCGGGTGCCGGCCCGAACGCATCCTTCGACGCGGCGACGATGCGGCGGCCGAGGATGTGACTCGCGGTGCCGCCGACGACGGCGCCGATGCCGAACGGAAGGATGCGACCGATGGCGCCCGTCGTGGTGTTGCGGGCGAAGCGCTGCAGGAACGCCCTCTTGACCCTGTCGGCGATGGGGCCCATGAAGGCCTGCGGAACGTTGCGGCCGATGACGTCGCCCCAGAAACGAGTGCGGGGCACCGCCTGGCCGGTGGCCTGCGCGGCGAGGCTGCGCACGAGCTCGGCACCCGAATTGCCCAGCATCATCGCCATCACGATGGTTCGGGCCCTGTCGGGGTCGGTGACGGCGATGCCGTGGATCTCGGTGATCGACTGTGCGAACAGGGCACTCGCCTCGAGGAACACGGCCGTCTCCACCCCTGTGAGCGCGAGGCTGATGCCCGTGCCGACGCCCGGAATGATGGCGGCGGCCCCGACCCCTGCCCCACCCGTGGTGACGGCGGTCAGGTAGTGCCGTTCGAGGATGCGGATCACCTGTTCAGGGCTGGCCCCCGGATGCCTGCGGCGCACATTGCGCACATGGTCGAGCACGGCGGGTCGTTGCGTCGTCAGCAGCCGGTCGAAGCCGCGCACCATCATGGGGTGCGGTGTGATCTCCTCATCCTGGCTTGGCGATGCGCTCATCCGGGCTCCTATGTCTGCTGGCCTGTCGGGGAGTACAAGTGTAGGCGCATGCTCGTGCGCACCCGCTGTGCACCCCGCGCACGTTTCGCGTCACACAGGAATAGTGTTGCCGGGCATCCGGTTCTGACAGTCATGACAACCATCGGAATCATCGGAGCAGGAAACATCGGCAGCAACGTGGCCAAGGCGGCTCTCGCCCACGGCTACGAGGTGGTGATCTCCAACTCGCGGGGCCCGGAGACGCTCTCGGAGCTCGTCGCCGAACTGGGCGACGGCGCGACTGCTGGCACCGTCGCAGAGGCGTCGGAGCGCGGTGAGCTGGTACTCGTCGCCATCCCGCTGAAGGCGATCGGCGACATCGACCCGGCTCCGCTGGCGGGCAAGACCGTCATCGACGCGAACAACTACTACCCGCAGCGCGACGGCCACATCGCCGAACTGGACGACGAGTCGACCACCACGGCGGAGCTGCTGCAGCGGCGCTTACCTGACTCGAAGGTCGTGAAGGCGTTCAATCACATCGGCGCGAAGCAGATCGTCGAGGATGCGCTCGCCTCCGGTCAGGCGGGGCGTCGTGCGCTCGCCATCGCAGGCGACGACCAGACGGCGAAGGATGCTGTGGCCGCCTTCATCGACGCGATCGGCTTCGACACGCTCGACCTGGGCGTTCTCGCGGAGGGCTGGCGCATCCAGCGTGACACCGCCGGGTACGTCAAGCGTTTTGACCGTGACGGGCTTGCGGATGCCGTCGCGCAGGCGAAGCGCTACCGCGACATGTAGCGAGAACCCCGCCGGCAGAGGGGCACGAAGTGCCTGCCCTTCCCTCTGGTCGAGGGGCACGAAGTGCCTGCCTTGCTCTGCGGGTCGAGCGGCACGAGGTGCCTGCCCTGCCTGCTGGTCGAGGGGCACGGAGTGCCGTCTCGAGACCCGCCCCGCGAGGTCTCCTAGACCCCGTAGTCGGCGTTGTAGCGGTCGAGCACCTCGTCGATGGTGGAGTCGAGCACGAGTTCGCCTTTGTCGAGGTACAGGCCGCGCGTGCAGAAGCGGCGCAGGTCCTTCTCGTTGTGTGACACGAAGAACAGGGTGCGGCCGCCGGCGAGTAGCTCCTCGATGCGTCGGTAGCATTTCTCGCGGAAGGCCTTGTCGCCGACGGCGAGCACCTCGTCGACGAGGATGACGGGCTCTTCGAGGCGGGAGATCACGGCGAAGGCGATGCGCACGCGCATCCCGCTCGACAGGTGCTTGTAGGGGGTGTCGAGAAAGTCGCCGATTTCGGCGAAGTCGATGATCTCGTCGAAGCGTTCCTCGATCTCGGTGCGCTTCATCCCGTGCAGCCCCGCCGTGAGAAAGACGTTGTCGCGCACGGAGAGCTCGTCGACGAAGCCGCCTGTGATCTCGATGAGCGGGGCCACCCCGGCGTGGACGCCGACGGTTCCCTCGTCGGGCAGGATGACCTCTGCGACGAGTTTCAGCAGTGTCGACTTGCCCTGTCCATTGCGGCCGACGACGCCGATGGCTTCGCCGGAGATGACGTCGAAGCTGACACCGCGCAGCGCCCAGAATTCGCCGGGCCGGGTGCGGCGGCGGCTGCCGGCGAAGAGGTCTTTGAAGGAGCGGCGCGAACGGCGGTTGCGTTTGAATCGGATGCCCGCATCCCGTACCGAGATCACGGTGCCTGCATCGACGGGCCGGGGGGCGACTGCTGCGGCTGTCATCAGATCTCCTTCAGCACGGCGCGGATGGTGCGCCGGAAGACGAGCATCCCGAGCCCGAGCAGGAGAACGCTCACGCCAGCGCCGATGCCGACGGCCATCCAGTCGAGTTGCTCAGGGAAGAATGCGGCACGGTACAGCGAGAAGATGCCCGCGAGTGGGTTGAACGACGCCCACAGGTGCAGCCCCTCCGGCAGGTCGGTGATGCCGTAGATGATGGGGGAGGCGTAGAAGAGAAAGCGCAGGGCGAGCTTGGTGGCGCGTTCCAGGTCTCTGAAGAACACGACGAGCGGCGCAACGATGAGGCTCACCCCGACGACCAGGATGGCCTGCAGCAGCACCGCGAGCGGGAAGAACACGACCTGCCACTGCAGCTGGGCACCTGTGGCGATCGCGAACACGGCGATCACCGGGATGCTCGCGAGGAACTCAATGCCCTTCGAGAGCGCGATGCGGTTCACCCAGATGGTGCGCGGAATCTTCGTCGAGCGCACCAGCTTCGCCTCGCGGATGAACGCCCGAGTGCTGTCGCTGACCGCGCCGTTGAACCACATCCATGGCAGCAGCGCCGCCAGCAGGAACACGATGTACGGAGTCGAGCCGACCGAGCGGTCGAACACCTGCGTGAAGACGAACCAGTAGATGGATGCCATCACCAGCGGGTCGAGGATCGACCACACATAGCCGAGGGCCGACGTCGAGTACCGCACGCGCAGATCGCGCAGCGTCAGCAACCAGAGCGAGCTGCGGTACCGCTCGAATGGCGACCGCGCAGGGCGCAACGGAACGGAAACTGACACGAGCACCATCGTACGGGTCAGCGGCTGCAAAGCTGCGGAACGCCGCCGTCGGCGGCGCCAACTGACGAGCAGGTGGCGCTAGCTGAAGAGCAGGTTCGCCCGCTCGAGGTCCTCGGCGAAGTCGACCTCGACCGCGTACAGGTCAGAGATGTCGATCGGCTCGACGAGAAGGCCGTTCTGCTCGATGGCCAGCTCGATGCCGCGCTCGAAGTAGTCCTGGTCGTCGACGCGGGCCAGCTGGCGCACCAGCGCGGCCTTGTCGCGGCTGGAGACGTAGTTGATGCCGACGGCCTCGCCGAGACCACCCTTGACCGTCTTCGACAGCTCACGGATGTAACCTTCGGCGTCCGTCGTGTACTTGACCTCTTCATCCGACACCTTCGCGGTGTTGACGGAGACGAACGACTGGTCGCGGGCGACCACCTTCGCGGCGCGCTCGAGGGCCACCGGGTCGAAGACGACGTCGCCGTTCATCCACAGCACGCCACCGGAGGAGGAGGCGCGGAGGGCGCGCATCAGGCTCTTGGAGGTGTTGGTCTGGTCGTACTGCTCGTTGTACACGAACGACGCCTCGGGGAACGCGTCGATGATGTACTCGAGCTTGTAGCCGACGACGATGGTGACCTTCGCGTCCTTGCCGAACGCCTGGTGGATGTTGTCGAACTGCTGCTGCATGATGGTGCGGCCATCGCTGAGTTCGGTGAGGGACTTCGGCAGGCTTCGGCCGAGTCGGCTGCCCATTCCGGCGGCCAGAATGACG
Coding sequences within it:
- a CDS encoding NTP transferase domain-containing protein; this translates as MSTQIVILAAGMGSRLGRSLPKSLTELSDGRTIMQQQFDNIHQAFGKDAKVTIVVGYKLEYIIDAFPEASFVYNEQYDQTNTSKSLMRALRASSSGGVLWMNGDVVFDPVALERAAKVVARDQSFVSVNTAKVSDEEVKYTTDAEGYIRELSKTVKGGLGEAVGINYVSSRDKAALVRQLARVDDQDYFERGIELAIEQNGLLVEPIDISDLYAVEVDFAEDLERANLLFS
- a CDS encoding ABC transporter permease — protein: MVLVSVSVPLRPARSPFERYRSSLWLLTLRDLRVRYSTSALGYVWSILDPLVMASIYWFVFTQVFDRSVGSTPYIVFLLAALLPWMWFNGAVSDSTRAFIREAKLVRSTKIPRTIWVNRIALSKGIEFLASIPVIAVFAIATGAQLQWQVVFFPLAVLLQAILVVGVSLIVAPLVVFFRDLERATKLALRFLFYASPIIYGITDLPEGLHLWASFNPLAGIFSLYRAAFFPEQLDWMAVGIGAGVSVLLLGLGMLVFRRTIRAVLKEI
- a CDS encoding ABC transporter ATP-binding protein; amino-acid sequence: MTAAAVAPRPVDAGTVISVRDAGIRFKRNRRSRRSFKDLFAGSRRRTRPGEFWALRGVSFDVISGEAIGVVGRNGQGKSTLLKLVAEVILPDEGTVGVHAGVAPLIEITGGFVDELSVRDNVFLTAGLHGMKRTEIEERFDEIIDFAEIGDFLDTPYKHLSSGMRVRIAFAVISRLEEPVILVDEVLAVGDKAFREKCYRRIEELLAGGRTLFFVSHNEKDLRRFCTRGLYLDKGELVLDSTIDEVLDRYNADYGV
- a CDS encoding NADPH-dependent F420 reductase, with protein sequence MTTIGIIGAGNIGSNVAKAALAHGYEVVISNSRGPETLSELVAELGDGATAGTVAEASERGELVLVAIPLKAIGDIDPAPLAGKTVIDANNYYPQRDGHIAELDDESTTTAELLQRRLPDSKVVKAFNHIGAKQIVEDALASGQAGRRALAIAGDDQTAKDAVAAFIDAIGFDTLDLGVLAEGWRIQRDTAGYVKRFDRDGLADAVAQAKRYRDM